The Ahaetulla prasina isolate Xishuangbanna chromosome 3, ASM2864084v1, whole genome shotgun sequence genome window below encodes:
- the LOC131195142 gene encoding cytochrome b5, with translation MTKSSGDKSEKEPWRGCYYKLEEIQKHNHSQSTWIVIHRRIYDLTKFLEEHPGGEEVLREQAGGDATESFEDVGHSTDARTLSETFIIGELHPDDWEKVEKPTGPYITTVESNISSWTNWVIPAIAAIVVALMYRFYMSE, from the exons ATGACGAAGTCCAGCGGCGACAAGTCCGAGAAAGAACCGTGGCGGGGTTGCTATTACAAGCTCGAGGAAATCCAGAAACACAATCATAGCCAGAGTACTTGGATTGTTATACACCGTCGTATATACGATCTCACAAAATTTTTAGAAGAA CATCCTGGTGGAGAAGAAGTCCTAAGGGAACAAGCAGGTGGAGATGCAACAGAAAGTTTTGAAGATGTTGGACATTCTACAGATGCCCGGACATTGTCAGAAACATTTATTATAGGGGAGCTTCATCCA gATGATTGGGAAAAAGTTGAAAAACCAACG GGCCCTTATATTACCACTGTTGAATCTAACATCAG ttcatgGACCAACTGGGTGATTCCAGCAATAGCAGCTATCGTTGTGGCCCTTATGTATCGCTTCTACATGTCGGAGTAA